The DNA sequence taaaaataaatgaattgtgtttattaaattctctttgttgatattattaaaTTAGACTATACAGTGAGCAGCTCAGTAAgttaagtctctgtgcctgtgatcagtaGATTGCCGGTTTGAGCCCCAGCCACAGTGGAATAGCcgcatgtctgtgggcccttgagcgaggcccttaacccccagctctatGGGTGccgcatgctggctgaccctgtgctgtgacccctgAGCTCTGGAGAGCGAGACGGGGTCGACGAAgtgaagcattccaatgtacctgtacttagGCAAATAAACCTTGTTTGTTGTTTCTAAAATAATGGTAATACATTTTTCCATGTTGGGTGAGACGCGTTGGAGCGTTAGAACCTTAAACATAATTTCCTGTGTAATCAAATTAAGTTTGCCCTATGTGCAGCATTGGGCTTGACGACCTTTAACCCTATTGTGATGACATCAGAGCACAGTACTTGGGTACAGTACCCGGCCCAGGTAATACCCATACAACAAATCTCTAAGGAAACAACAAAAGTCCTCAATGCAAAGTGAACTGGTATTACTTGGCAAAATAGCTAGCTTACTCAAAACATAAATAATCACTTTTAGTAAATATAActatcaaaaaatatatatttaaaatgattaaaatacCTTTCTAGGTGATCGTACACTTATAGCAGTTAAGTTGCATAGTGCTATGCTTAAGTATATTATTCTACATATTAATAATCTTATCGCCAAAATTTCAAAATTGTTAGTCTTTTTTAGATACGGCTCAGTCTGTCTGATCCACCCACTGTTATCGTTACATGCGGATATAATCCCATGAATTTTAAGCCAGACAGAGGGGCCAGTCCAGGGTAAAACAGTATCAACACACACCTGCACCCCCACAGCCCCAACCTCCCAACAATACGGAGTAATAGGAGCTCTGCCAGTTCTCCTGACACAAACCTCTGGGAGAGCAGTAAAATTCCCAGAAGCCCCTGAGATGTGTGACAGCAAGGTTACCTGCTGTGGCTCCATTTGCCAGTTAAAACGCTGTTAAATCACTTTGCGTCGATGGGGCATTTTTTCTGCCCGAATGCAACAGCAATTGCTAAATTTACATTCATAGCACAGTAGTAAATCCATTAATAattcatcatttaaaatataaaattacaatTGTACCCAGAGATACCTTCACAGACATCCCTCCAAAATAGGAAAAAGGAAAGGAATTTTAGTGAATTGCATTGTGcaaaagatagatagatagatagatagatagatagatagataatgcAACGcaggttattttaattttctggAATACAAGAAGATCCAGGTTCGTTGTGAAAAATccaaagaaaaaacaaattcaaTATTTGTGTCAAAAAGCAGCATATGTTGCATCACTGGGAATTAATTACATGGCCTCTTGTCATTATATAACAATATATTTAGCAAATTTGCATGGAAGCCACTGAAACCTGTTGTTCCAGCTCATTTTAATATCAAATTTTGCGCAAAGGAAAAAAAGTACTTTATTCCTCAAAGCTAGAGCACCAGTGGATTGTGTAATCATACGCATGCATTATTTATACATACCTacacttttatacattttcataCATACCTACTTATTCATACTCCCTTCAGATACATTTCCATGCAGGGATACGTAATTGCGCTCTACAGTGTATCCCCATGGCACTAAGGGGACAAACTGGATCATAAGGGACATAAGACCATTTTTAGAAAAAAGTCTCACTTCATCATACAATCTGGCTGAGACTAGTCAAGATGTTCCTTTACTTTCACAAGAGATCAaccaaacaggaaaaaaacatccaCCTAGCTATAAATGGACTGGCATGTGGTACTGTAGGTGTCAAGATTCCATCGTGCTAATATTGTCAAGCACATTGTAGaacttcaccccccccccccaaaagtcaCATCGGCCTAATAAAAAGTCTTTGTAATTAAAGGATTGTGATGTTGTGTCATGCCATTCTGTATTAGTTGAACACAGACAGTAGGAAATGTGTCTTTCTGGACCAACACATGTGGAAACGTCCTGATGTTTTACCTCAGAACAGCGAAGTGTGAGAATCAGGAAAGTTCTCACCCGGTAAGGCTCTTGATATACTGCTCATTTTTTCGGAAGAATTTTGTAACATTTTGAAACATCCTAAGTttgcaatgtgtgtgtgtgtccattcTCCATTTAATCATTTCAACAAGATCATTATTTCCTAATGCTGTAGGTATATGTACAAATCCCAGAGTCTGAGCAAAATGAATCATAATTACAGGAAATGCAACTGGAAAAGGGATAaaaaacactttacattaaatggaccttcataatgcattcattatgcattcatagaacatacataagcagcatataagtataccttaacatgtCTTAAAGCATTGCATTCAAAATACCTCCAATGAACAAGATATGACAgtaatacatattatatatatataataacaaacattataatcgcATAATCAGATAATGTTTGTAATTAATGTATATTGAAGCTGTTatggtatgttaggatgttaaggtaaaCTTACACGCTGCTACATGAATTGATGaatattctatgaatgcattatgaaggtgcactgaatgttctatgaatgcattatgaatgcattatgaaggtgcagttaatgtaaagtctTACTATAAATTTCATAGGGTTCTTAAAAAGCACCTTAAGAAAATAGTGACTGCCCAAAAGTGTTTCACATGGCTTGCTTCGCCCTTGTTACTGAAGTTCAATAGAAAGTTTTGAAAGGTATCGAATCTCAAAAATGAGGAATTGCAGGAAAATGCTTGTTTGCAAGCCACCAGGCTGCCAGGCCTGTCAGATTTGTAACCTGATCGTTTTTCGGATCGGCGATCATGCAAATCTGTGTTACATGGCGTTCCACCTGCAGGACACGTTCTTTGAGAACATGCCACTTTATCAAGAATGCGTCATTCAACAATCTGTCATCTAGCCGAAGAGTAAACCAAGCCACTGAGGTCTGTGCTAATGTGAGCAATCGTGATGCCATATTTTACCCTAGCTATGCTACAAAAATAGATTTCGCCTGATTATACAAAAGGATGTTCGTTCTTTCTGCAGTGATTGTACACCAACTTAATGCATGATAACCCATAATAGAACATACATTTATTCAccaaacaaacattataattcaAGACAACGTGTCTTTTTCTCCCCATTTATTCAGGAGAATAGTTTACTGGAGGAAGTCAAGTCAAACACTTTACTCAAGTGTATAGTACAGCCCTGCTCTTGGACTTGAATTCACAGACTATAAGTTGCAACACTGGCCTGCTCTCTACTTTGCTTCTAACTTAACAGCTGCAGAAAGGAGgggaatttttaaaatttacatCAACAATGTCCTTTTGTATTTCTCAGTATAAATGATTCAAGGTCAAAAGAAACACTAAGGTTTCCTGTTCTTCTCTGGGTTTCTGCCACAATATCTGTTTCCATCGTAGGTGTTGTCTACTCATTTTTACGAAAGCTTGTAGAGAAGTTCATGCTTGGGACAAATGAAAGGAACCATGTCAGTGAAGCTATCAAGTCTAATGTTTTAATACTGGCTTCAGTTCATGTTTTGGTTTCATTATCTGGGAAGTTATTTTGTCAGTATCCTCTGCAGAGCCTCTGTAATACAGCCTTTTGTGTGTTAATTGGCTGCCTTAATTGATTGCTTTTTCAATTGATTCGATTTGTCCCGCATTCTTACATGAGGTGAAATGCGGGTCCTCTGAAGAGTGGGGgccgggggagggagggttgaaAAGGGGGcctaaatgaataaaattagcAGTTTGCTTCTGCTGGAATTAGTATATTGAGAAATGTAGGGATTACTCAGGGCACGTTAATTAATCTTAATTGTTCTTATGACATAATTGTATTGAGACGTGGGAAGGAAAAGTATGCATTTCTGCACAATTGCAGTGGAACAATACGTGACtattttttgtttctattttaGGCTCACGGTACTAGTAtttttgtttatgtttatgtAAAGCATTTTTGGTTTTGTCCCAAAAGTCATGACAATGCAATTTATGACACAAGCTTCTTTACACTTAAACAGAATGCCTACAATTACCTTTTATTATGATGATAAAAACAGATTTAGTCTTCTAAAGATAGAATGAAATGCAAACACCCTGCATGGAATTCTGTAAGTAGCTTTTTCTTACAGCTTGGCAAAATGTATTTTGGGATCAGTGGCTGTATAAATAGCTTTGAACAGCTCTGTTTGCCAGGATCTCAGTGAGAACAAGTGAGTAATTCTTTCCACCAGAAGTCTGCCAGACCAGTTTGTTGAAAGACCAGTTCACTGCAGGTTATACAGGTGCATATTCTGACAAAAGTTGTGCCAATGGAAAGAAAGGTGTAGCTCTAGGTGCGTTTACCTAAGCAGGTTGAATAAAGAGTCATTcattttacaaaacatttaagctatgcatgcatgtgtttatgtaacataataaaaacataatttatgCAATGAATGTTTGGTCTTGGGAAATTTATGGCTGCGTAttgaactgaaaaaaataatagatGCTTCAAGGAATTCATGTGATGTAACAGCCTTGTCATTTTGTATGCAAATGGAAACTCTGCCCAATATTCAGAATAGTTTTGTATAACTTGCAGCTTAGGCAGAGCCCTTGTTTGCGTTAAATATTTGTCTTTAAATTCACATTGTAAATCTCCAAGTTGAATGCACACTCCTTCTTTAAATCATGAGAGATTGTCCTGAACATAAAGTCGACACTTATCTGAAGAATTCCTGTTTGTTCGCTGAGATCAGGGCTGTAGGGAGGCTTTGGGAAATACTGAGGTGGAGGCCCTGAcggttgggggggtgggtctTGTTAATCACATTACTGATACCGTCCCATTGATAAGCTGTTTATTTTTAGTACTTACTGTAAGTCAAACGTTAGTTAGCCTAATTTTTTATTCAGGTAAATATTGagcttcaaattttatttttagctcttAAAAATTACCTCATAGCCAGCTAAGGCCCTGGGTGAGATACAGTGCATTGACCTTGGCTACCAACCCTATACTGTTGCATTTACTTTAAAACAGAAACTTTCATTGTAAAACTAATTTCTAATCTTAATTATATCTGCCAGCCAAAAAGTCATCCATTCATTCTCTAACGcagcttgtcctatgcagggtcgttGGCGAAACGGTCAGTAAAAAGGATATTTTTAATACTGACATATCTAGCAAACAAGTGATAAATAGCCATCAAAAAACAAGTGGTATTGGGTGATGATACAGTATGAAACTAATCATAACCTTGCACAAAGTGCCCAAAATAAGGCGGGTTTTCCCTTTTGAAGTTTCCCACAGATGTCTCTACTGGGGTAAAGTCGCACTTCCTGGCAAAAATACAATACCTACACCAGAGAAAAAGAGCACTGATTCGTAATCAAGTACAGTTTCGCCATAACTATAAATGCTGTAACCCAAGGCCAGCTGTTCACTCCAAATATTTGATGTCATTGATATAACTCCAGTTAATTAACACACATTATGACACACAGTCTCGTCACATTCCGGAGTTTCTAGTCAGCTTCACTGATTGTGCGTGAGGCCAACAGAAAAATGATATCAGATCCAAATCGGCCAAAGAAAGACCTTCTGAGGTTTCTGTCGAAATGGCCCTTTGAGGGATTATTACTTGGTAGTTTGTCATAGCATTAGAAATTTGAGCCCGGGTTTGTGTCCTGCCTGATACACTCATACCCATTATTATACATGCATATTTGCTACCAGTTTTCCTGGATGAAtgactatttatttattttttttgactggctCACTAAATCTCATGGCAGTAACACAAGGTTAAtgcaggttgttttttttttcttttgtattgtTGCGCGGAACAGCTTGAATGTTGGAACTTTGAGGTCCCTGCAAACATTGCCGCAAGCCAGCAGTCTGTACCTAATATGCTTCAGGAAGTGTGGCAATTTGGATGTACTGCTTTCTGGAGAACCATGGTTAGCACATCcacataaaaaaaactgcattttccatttgcacaagtatgagtacaggtacactggaatgcttctttcTGCATAACCCCGTCACGTTCTATTTCATGAAGGGCCCAACACAGACTTGACTATTTGACTGAGGCTCAAACTAGCAACCTCCAACTTACAATCTATACAACTTACAACAACTCATATATAGAAccaaagggtaacactttacttaaagcacttatgtataatgcattatagataccaccataatgcattataatagcTCATACTGGTCattataaagcattatgaaggtatatatAGTGCATTTTAGATCTGAGTTtaatagagcattcataatgcttaataaacatggctataatgttatGCCTTTCTACAAATAGTTatgtgtttataatgctttatgaattattgtactgcattttgaaggtatctataatgcattatacatgagtgCTTTAATTTAGCAGCATTTCCATCCCTTGAGTGTGCTCGAGAAGCCTGTAAACACATTCAACATCTCGGACATGAGCTCAGAGCCTGTGGTTGGCGGGAAGACTCTAGCGATGAAGTCCTTCATATGCAGACGCAGGATGTCACAGTCAGTCAAGAAAGCACCTGCTTCTTTCAGCAGCGCTCTGAGGTTTCTTATTCAGCCCTGTGTGAAAAGTACCAAAAACTGGGGTGGGTGACACGTAGAGGCACTCATCAGCCGTGCATGTGGTGTGGAAAGTTTTAAAGACACCAGTGAGAAATACAGAGGGACTGCCCCCCCATTCTTTTTTAATGCAAAGCGAATTCATTGAGATGTTTAATATTTTGCTTGTTTACATGGCACCTTTCTTTAGTACCTCCTTTTTTAAAGTGCGAACAGCAGAGTGGAAAAAGTACCGTCGTTTCGCGGTAAGCCCAACTCGGATGCAAAATAAAAGAGAATGTATACGCCGCTGACCAGAAAGCACAGCTGAAATGGACGGCGTTAAACACAATGGGAAAATCAGCATTGCAATTTAACACAAAGTGTGGACAAACTCACCTCCTTCATCGTGAAAATACAGCTGTAACACAGAGTGAAGAACTAATCAACAAGATTTACAGCATTACAGATATGCTTGCAGCTGCTGCTGGtgcaaaatgcacaaaaaatgcAATGGGTGCATTCTTCAGGCTGTTCTCAAAACCTGACTAGCAAATGGATATTTTAGTGTCTAAGAATAACTCCAAACTCCACTCTCCACATGACTGACATGTCTGATGGCTTATCTGGCCAATGCAGaccattttaaatgcatttgcttATTAGTAGCATAATCTCGTGATCATGTGCCCAagggtttttattttctttttcaatgCTGCCTGGAAACTTGGTTTTCAAGCCCACAGTGGGAATACTGTTAATCAGTTCCTAGTAGCCAGAAAGCTGGGTTATGTAGCTCTGTGAATTATTGTTCTACGCAAAGAAGCCAGTTACATAGCACACAGCTGCATATTTTAACACCTCTTAATATAACTAAGGCTTTTCCTTACCAAAGCAAATTAACATAGTAGAAATTGAGGTTAAGTACTTTAATCAAGGGTACAACACCCTCTCCCCCAACAGGAGATCTCTTCATTACAAGTCTAGTTTTTCAACCACTGAACTTCATTATAATTTGGGCTGCTCTGTCCCATTGAGATGCCCTAAATGAGCCTTAAATACTACTCAATGGTTAATGGAGACCTGATTAAGTACAACGGAGCTGTGACTAATCGCCCGACTCTCTGCGGTGTCCCATGACCCTCCGCTATCCGTTTGCAGCCACCCCTTAAGAAAGGACTTATCGGCCAATCTTTCACTGTTTTCCTCCACCATAGCTATTGCTATGGCAGCAAAAGGGAAGTGAGAGATGTCTGGCCACAGACATCTAGAGGGGACTCAGCAGAAACTAGGAGGTTCCCATTGACCTGAACATGCAGAAATACAGCAGGGGAAATGTCTCTTTTAGCTACCTTGAAACAATCAGAAGTTTGGGAGATAAGTAAAAAGTTCATTCAGGAAAACTGCTCTGTAACCTGACCGTGAACCCTGAGAAAACACTCAAGGTAGAGTTTCATGAAGCCCAAAAACATCCTGGACATCAGACTAGACTGTGTCTAGAACACAGTACAGCGGCTTGTGCCTTGACAGAAAAAGGTCATCGTTTGCGTGCGCGTGCTGTGGTTTCCACAGGCATATTTGCATCCGCAAGCCCCCATCTGAACATCTAGCGGGGCAGGGAGGTTCATAGGCTGTGTCGTTACGTTAGCTGTGACGCAAAGCCATCATAGcatgggcaaaaaaaaaagcaagagaCAAGACTTAACTTCCTCTTTTTCCTGCGGTTTTCTCTGTATAAAACATGAGACGACTGAGCAGTTGGCCCACAGAGACAGTGAGAGCACGCCAGCGGCTCTGAAGTAAAAGCCTGCCATCCCAACACAAACTGAGGTCAATTTCAGTACAGCTCAAAGGACTTACAGCATTTCAGCATGATTGCAGAagatcagaaaaaaaacaaatcactgTGAGTTCAGATtacaaaaattacaaaaaagtaTTCAATGTTTAGGCCACATAATGTAATTTTAAGCTATTCTTTTTAAGCAAGTAATGAGGCATTTTTTGCATAGGAGTTTGTAAGCTATTAGCATTGATGCATGTTTTAGTTGAAGATAACTGTTTGGAAGTTAAttcatttcatttgtttgttcttAGAGGGAAGAACCTGGTATGTCACCTGCAATGCATGTTCTTCAACAAGCCATCCTCTGAAAAGTAAGTAGGGTCTAATTCATCTGTCAGATGAGTGCAGCAGTCATATGACTCTTTGACATCTACCACCGGCTACTCTGACTAATTTTTGATTCTTTGTATCCTCAACAGATTAAACCCAGAAGAAACATACATGTGGTCTCAGTCGTTAGACAAACTTCTAGAGTCAAAATGTAAGCACTTTGATCCAGTCAACATTCATCCTTTTCTTAATTTCGAATATTCTATTTAAGAatccattttcattttaagtGCTTGATACGTATTTATGCTGCAGAAGCCTACTGCCCTAATTGTGATGATTTGTTATACCAATTATGTTCTAATGATCTGATGTTCATATGTCTCCTCAGATGGAATGACTACTTTTCATACATTTCTGAAGTCAGAATACAGCGACGAGAACATCGAATTCTGGCTGACATGCGAAgactacaaaaaaataaagtctTCCTTAAAGATGAACTCCAGGGCAAAGAAGATATATGAACAGTACATCCAGACTGAAGCACCAAAAGAGGTACATTTCGAAGTTCAGACGCTTTTTGATGCACCTTCCATCAGCATAAGAATAAATTAGCTAGAATTCTGATGTTCCAATTGTCCTTCCTTGTCCAGATTAACATCGACCATCAGACCCGGGAGTTGATCAAGAGAAACATGAAGACTCCGACCATTTTCTGTTTCGACGAAGCTCAGAAGATAGTTTATGGACTTATGGAGAGAGACTCTTACCCCAGATTTCTTAGGTCTGATGTCTACAGGACTCTGTTGGAATCTGTGACTGATTCTGTCAAGAGTTGAGCAGGAAGCTCTCCATGCTGGATGTGAACTGGAATAGTTGGCAATTCCAACAAACAAGCAGGTGTGGCATGACCTGCACATGGCAAAATGGACACAACAGCCTCTCCTTGTTCAGGAGCGGGACTCTGAGGCAACGTGGAGCTGTTGTCCTCCAAGCAGAAAGAATTGGGACAGACATGGATTGGGACAGCACACTGCATACCCCACCAACGGAATTATCAATCTTGAGGATAAATCAACAATCAATTCATGACTAACATATAAAGGTATTTCCTAGTTGTTTAGATTGGGACTATGTTATGTACATCATCTATCAAAGTCATGAAGTTATGGGTCCAATTTCCAACACCAGGCTAGGCTGGTCAGTTAACTAGTGCTCCCATAACTGACTTGTCGTTGAGGACACATCACAAGCCTTGTGCAGTGCAGTATTATAGCTAACATGAAGACCAACAGGGCACTGCTTTTAacgattggaagatggatggatgaatctaTGGGTGTCATTTTAAATTTTCAAAAAATTTAATTACTCAGGACTAAACAAACGAAGATATGTAGCATTTCCGGGGAATTTTGTAAAGCACCACTATTCACCACAAATGTATTGATACCTGATTTTCAGCTATTAAGCaactgtaaaaataatgtttttttttctggtgtgggaggattttatatttttcattgttaTATATGAGATTTATGTTCTATTTATTTCTCCCGGATGTACATTGTCCCCTTAAAGAACACAGAGCACCAATAAAAATGCTGAATCATGGCCATTATGGTTTGGCGGGATTCTTCTATTTCGTTTTTTTTTGCTAATGCCAGACTGTGGCTGCACACTGTGGCTTATGTTTGTCTGCTTTGTGTGTTCCTGCGAATGTCACCAGCGCTTTCAAAATGCTGTAGTACAGACAAAGTTTCCGTTGTGACTTCCTTATTTCTGTCCCACCTTACCATAGTAACCAGATTCATATCACGTATCCAAGTCAAATGACCCTATGGCATGCAAATGCTGTGAGTGTTCACCCTGACAGACAATGCGGCTTTATGTTCAGACTGTTTCACCAAAATAATAATTccagacaaaaaaacaaacaaatgtagGTTGTCGTGTCTCAAATACCTGCTTAAATAAAACCAGTAGAATTTTAAATTCCATATGAAAAATGTAGAAATAACTGAATTCAGGAGCGTTACACAGAAGGGTAcagctaaaataaaatttaatcatCATTCATCACATCAGTATACATAACTCACTAAAAAGCTATAAAAATGTCTTTcatttgtttaaatgtgtttaatCTTTACTTTCCAgtggatttttgttttttgcatgtACTTTATGTCAGAtcttataagaacataagaaatttacaaacgagaggagaccatttggcccatcaagctcgtctggggagaacttaactaatatctcagagttgttaaaatcttatttagctctgattttaaaggaacccagggttttagcttgcactacactagcaggaagactattcaatactctaactacacgctgcgTAAAGAGGTGCTtcctcaaatccagtttaaaatgttctcccgctaatttccacttatggccacgagttctagtatttaaactaatattgaagtagccattaggctgaacagcatccagacctgttagaatcttatagacctggatcatgtccccccttagtctcctttgctcgaggctaaacagattcagctaagctaacctctcctcataagacattcctctaagaccaggaatcattctcgtagccctccgttgcaccttttctaaggccgcaatgtccttcttaaggtatggtgaccaaacctgcacacaatattctaggtggggtcttaccaagtaattatataaatgtaacatcacctcccttgacttaaactccacacacctagagatataacccaacatcctattggccttttttattgcttccccacactggcgagagtgggacatggaagcatcaacatacactcCGTAATCTTTcccataatcagctacctttatttcagtggaacccataaaatatatgtactttatatttctgctccctgcatggattaccttacatttctctgtgttaaatttcatctgccaggtatcagaccagtcactaattaaatcaagatcctgttgtagcctctctgctgctagatcagtatctgctacaccacccaccttggtgtcgtctgcaaatttaaccagtttattgtatgtattggtgtcaatatcattaatgtaaactaggaacaatagtggttcTAAAACTGAACCCTGACATCAGACAGGCATGGGTACCCTGGAAAGGGGCCCAGAACTGAACCCTGACATCAGACAGGCATGGGTACCCTGGAAAGGGGCCCAGAACTGAACCCTGACATCAGACAGGCATGGGTACCCTGGAAAGGGACCCAGCACTTTATAGGGGCCCCTGAATATGATTAATTATCATTTGTATGCTTGGGAAGCAAACCTAGGAGGaccccaaggtgacattttgtccgggggcccagaatttctagctacccTCTTGATCCCACAACAGGAGCAGCACAGATTTGGGAAGGTCACCTTGTGCTTTGAGGCTGTGGTTTCCAGTCTAAACCCAGCTCTCCGTCCTTGTCTTTGGCCAGGTTGAGCTGGGGACCATGCAAGTTAGGGTCAAGCCACGTGGACCAACCATGGCTGCTCCCTCCGTCATGCTGCATGCTTCTGAATGCAGGATTTACTGCATGGAATGTATGACGACATTTACTAGAGGTCTAGATAGGAAATGACAAAGCAGCTTGATGTAAAAAGGTTACTGTATGGTACTGTTTCTTTTTGGCAAAACTTCGAGGCGGCACAAATACATTAATTAATGTTCTAGTACAAACCATGAATACACCTAttagctacttgagataaaacatgcgtcacgattcattaacgatgaacaaacatgagatcagtatatTCATTACTTgatccttcagtagttccttagtagttcacaaaggtttacagaattaacaaatatagtaagacatatagtaactgcttgacaCAAAAGATGTGTTACgaatcattaatgatgaacaaacatgagatcagaatgtaactaagactttgtggttaattaatctgtaagtaatagcataatactacattatttgtgccctctCAAGTAAAGCGTTACCATGACATTTTGAATGCCTGTGAGCAAGTGTGTACCACAGAATAaatccatccatgttctgtaactgcttatcctatttgGGGTCATGGGGAGTTCAGACCCTATGGGTATAAAGAAgagaacagcccaggatgggttACCAACTCGTGGGCAATTGTACCTAAAATCAACCTAAGCTTGCTTTTGGACTGCAGGTGAGactggagtacctggaagaaaccccacaatgacacggggagaacatgcaaaagtCCACACACGGAGCCACGGGGGAGACCTGGAGGTCCCAGAGGAGCGAgccgacagtgctaaccactgcaccactgtgccaccccgcccacagaaaaaatgagaaatatgACTTAAACAAAGcatccctgccctgtgatgggttggcgccccatcctgggttgtttcctgccttctgCCTGTAGCCTCAGAAATAGGTTCCGAACCCCCCTGCAaccctaaataggacaagcagttacagaaaacggatggatggacaatgCACGCCTATCTCAAATACATGTATAACAGGGGCACTCACCACTGAAGTATAAAATTTTCCGAGGGTAGATTTAAGGGGGGTTAGATTTAATGGTTCA is a window from the Paramormyrops kingsleyae isolate MSU_618 chromosome 21, PKINGS_0.4, whole genome shotgun sequence genome containing:
- the LOC111841004 gene encoding regulator of G-protein signaling 21-like, giving the protein MIAEDQKKNKSLGKNLVCHLQCMFFNKPSSEKLNPEETYMWSQSLDKLLESKYGMTTFHTFLKSEYSDENIEFWLTCEDYKKIKSSLKMNSRAKKIYEQYIQTEAPKEINIDHQTRELIKRNMKTPTIFCFDEAQKIVYGLMERDSYPRFLRSDVYRTLLESVTDSVKS